The sequence GATAAGTAGTAGTTCACAAGTAATTCGGTAAATTTAGAATATTCCACTGCCCTATAAAATTGAAATGCGTACTGGAACAATGAGTGGGGTAAAACTTCATACAAAATAAgtttgttaaaagtttcatgcagatttcttatttttccaaaggatgaacatatttataaaaccacaaaatgtccttgaaaataaaaattgtatgaaGAGACCCCAATGTAATTTGAACTTAGATGCATTGACTAAATCGTGAGAGGCGAGACCACATTTTTCTCTCCGTCACTTCCGGCAGGCGAACCAGTGGTTGGGGTGTCCGCGAGCACCCCCGCTCGAGGACAAGTGCCAACGGGTCGGCAGTCTCAGAGAACGACACGAAACAGTGCTCTTTACTGTCTCAAAAATGAAGCTAGTATAATATTTTTCGGCTACATACCATACGCAATACAGTCCTACCTAGGCTTCGGAATTCAGGTAGAAGGATATCTAAATGATATCTATATTTTAATTGAGGACAAAAACAGCTATTTCTAAATTAATAAGACAGGTAACCCCTTTACATTACCAACAATGTGTCAATAACCaatgaaaataagataaaaaacagACTTAGAGCAAGAAGGAGAAAGGAGCGGAGCAATACCTACGCACGGACCGGAATACTGCCGAACAAAAAACTAGTACTGCAAAAAATAACTTCTCATTTGCCAGCCAATATTTACTCTCTGTTCTCACTGTGTCGGATACAATGTTCAACAAGGAAGTAGAACAGAGCAGGTTCTACGCGAATGGAGAACATGCGCGCAACTGTGCCTCTGTAAGCAAATATTTATGGTGTATAAATAATTTTCGCTAGCGGTTCAATTTTCGGAGTATTCCAATGCCCTATAAAATTGAAATACGTACTGAAGCAATGAGAGCGGTACAATTTCATACaaaaacaagtttttaaaaagttCCATGCAGTCACTTAACCAGAACATGtagttattcattcaaatatcAACGTGATAATCAATAAACTGAGAAAAGGAAATTGTTATTTCCTGATATAAAGAATGAATAATGTGAAGAAGGAGCATCCAATGCGATAGTTATAAATGTAATATGAATCGCCTTTTAATCTCCATGCATAGCATCTTTACGCATGACTATTGAAACCGCGAAGATCATGTAAACAATATATTCATTGGCATCGTAAAACGTAGGCTATTGTCACAGAACTTTATCATGGTGAGTCATGAGGAGGGTGCCCTGAACCACTAGCGCCACACGCCGAAAGAGTGAGTAGTGCTGTGCACGCATTACTCGAAACGACCGACTTAAAACCACGTCACGAACAGGCTTCTCAGGTGAATACGATATAAACAATTTATAGGCATAAACAATGTGGCGTTGGTCCCGGTTGATGTTTGGACCGACTGCCGCAAAGGTATACAGGAAGAGGTGGGAAAAATACTCATCACTTGTATTTAAGATAAAATGACCCCAATAagttgtatttgaaatgcaaaaaatacagtTGTAATTTCACAATACATTCTTAAAATACATAATACCTTCAGACtgtgaaatgcaaaataaaaaactgCCATTTCACTGATAAGTACCAAGTGATGAGGAACAAGGGCGAGATAGGTAATGGTTTGGTGGCTAAGACCTTTTCGAGACAACATAGAGGAAACATTGCTACGTTTCAGTATTTGCCTAATTCCAGTTAACTCGTATCAAATTCCCAATGCATAAGAATTTTGTCTTCCAACTGGACCCATTTTTATGAGAAGATCAGTAAATGAAGGTGGGGGTGGAATACTGGAAGGAAAAGTGAGTATGATGAGAATTGCCATTCAATACTAGCAAAGCCTCCGTGATGTCGAAAGTAACCAATGTATCTCGCCCCTCTTGTACGACCCAGGCCAACAAAAACTGGGTTTTATTGCATGGAATTGATAATAAATGCTGTAGGGGAGTATTTTATATTGATGACATGTTCCTGGGAAATAACGCAGTTTAAGTTATTCGCGATATAGTGCGTGAATAAGAATAGTTTGCAGAAGAATGAGGAAATGCGATAAGAAACAAgtacataatagaaatattttttcaaacccaATGCACACgaagtaatatttataataaaattatttgaaattaaccaTGAACAGGACCGCTGAACGAAAGTTGCATGGCAACAAACAAATAGGAAAACGTTTCAATAAACAAATGTCTAGGAAAACGTTTCAATAAATGCAGGCAACTTAATTAAACAAGTACCTATACAGGCctaaattggaaaataattccaAACACCGCAGCACCTCCGCGGCGCCGAGAAAACATTGATGCAACCAAATTTGCAAATCCCTATGAGGGGCAAAACGCTTGCTTCATTCGATTTTACGCCAAACTATTCGGCAAACGATTATGACAATTGGCATCCAATTAGTttattgaaaaccattttcataaaaagCAGTCATTTCATAATTTACCAACCGTTCTTCTACATGAGCTCACGAGGTAACAATAAAACTACCGTCTGCGCCAGCGGCAGTCAATGATTGTAGTACTACCGTGGACAGAATAATTAAGACGTGATTTTTTCGACCCAAGGTGTAAACTCCATCTCCCTTCATAAGTCTTTACATTATTTTTCGAATGGTGGCAACAGTATATTTAATTCGATTGAAAAATCAATGGTGTGCGTAGCGGGCCAAACGTTTGTCCAGAAAGCTAGAGGGGCGGCCAAGGCAGTGTAATCAAAACTGGTTtaaacaatgtatttttattttgaaaatacaaaatacttttcaaattcattttcggAACGAAATATAAAAGTTTCTGAAAAGTGTATTTCcgatataatatacaaatttataGTAAATCAAATGAAGGTATTTTGAATACCGTCTACCTCTGTATACAAGGACGTATCTATTTACGTACATGATCGAAGAGAAATCGCATGTCTGCTCCTCAAAAGAGAAATACAGAATTATGAATTTTGGGAAGGATGAGGTACCACgctgaaaatattcccttttgcatcattacctttttttcaatatccttagGGCCAAATTTCAAAGAATGTCCCAAAAAATAGACAACGCTACCATCGCGGCAATAAACTTTAACAAAAACATTCACCAATTTCAAACCGAAATAATCATTTAAACTCAAATTTCATTGATAGCCATTAACGCCATTCGCCAAAAGAAATTATGACCAACAAGATAGGTCATACATACACAGTGTGCATAAAATGCTGCTCCCAAAACTTTCGAACAAAAAAGCCAAAGCAAAAAATCCACGCGGACAATAGCATGCAACTACTATGCATTCGAAAGGAATTGGAGCCAATAACAAACAACCAAGTGTATTATGGTGAAAACAGAAACATAGATTAAGTGTTACAGAAATTCCAGACTTCTAATGAAGCAAATTCCCTACAAAAACATTGGCTgcggaaacaaatgaaataaacgtAACAGGATCGGCATCAACAGGCGCCTCTTAAATATCAACTAATGTTTATTTCAATCGCGCACGGCCCCAACAAGGTACTATAAAAAAACCACTTCTCATGTATAACATTAATAAAAAGTACATACCTTAATTCCACTTCTCCCCTGCTGCTTCAGCACAATATTTTCCGGCTTCAAATCGCAGTGAATTATTTTGTTCCTGTACAGCGCTTCCAAACACAACAGCAGCGAGTGCGTGAACTTACGCACCAACTGGACGCTAAATCCTTgaaatttgttcttttttatgaGCTCATACAGGTTGATGGAGAGGAGCTCAAAAGTAATACACATATGGCTCCTAAACGTGAAACTGTCCAGAATGTGAATTATGTTCATGGTATTGTCCTTATCTTGCTTACGAAGATGTTCGAGAATTCTGATTTCTTCCTGAGCTTGCCTATGAAACCTCTTCTCGTTACGAACCATTTTGAGGGCCACATACTGCTGAGTTTTATGGTCATAAGCCTTCACTACTTGTCCAAAACTTCCCTTCCCAATGACTTTCAGCACTTCATATCGATATGCAATATGATCATGGGGAATGTGAAGGTAGGTCCCTTGATCGTTGTCATAACCGCTGTTGTTTGGCCCACCGACAAGACCGAATCTCTTCCTCGCATTTGCACCGATAAAGTAAATTTGCGAGTATCCAAAGATCTCTTGTTGTTCATAAGGCGCCAACTTGATAGCATACAATCTCATAATATGCTCGGGGCTAGCAACCTTCATTGGTACTGGTGGATTGTTCTTGTTTGATGTTGGGCTGTCAGAGGTCGCCGGACGGACTAAGGGCAACGATGCCTGATTTTGGCTGTTGTTTGGTTGATTTGAGACCTGTAGATTCAAATTCGGTAGACTCTGTAACTGATTGAGAGAGGAGTCATCCAATATCTGCTGGTTAGTCTTGAGACTGCCACTGTTCTGAGTTTTCAACTGCGGAAGGTGGTTGCTTTTCTCCGTGATATGAGGCAAATATGCCTCACTTGGCGTGCTGGAGGTTTCACCGTTCATGCGGGCAAGCACGGCGTTCGTTGGTGCCAACAGCATGGCAGAAGGAGCTTGGTTCACCACTGCACTAGACATTCCACGCTTGTTGATTCCACTACTCGCCGAGTTGCACACTTCTACACGAAACAGCTCTCCAGCGGAAAACTTGTATCGCTTTAAGAATGCCGATATCCCACATTCGAAAACATAATACGAGACGCATGCACTCCAACACACACCCCGCCCCCGACCATCTTCCGAACCTAAGCCCAACGCCGAACGTACTGAACTCTGCTTCGCTGCAGACTGCCACTTATTCGATGTAGTAAAAATTTTCGCCAGAAGAGGCGCTGT comes from Ischnura elegans chromosome X, ioIscEleg1.1, whole genome shotgun sequence and encodes:
- the LOC124170656 gene encoding dual specificity tyrosine-phosphorylation-regulated kinase 2-like, with the translated sequence MSSAVVNQAPSAMLLAPTNAVLARMNGETSSTPSEAYLPHITEKSNHLPQLKTQNSGSLKTNQQILDDSSLNQLQSLPNLNLQVSNQPNNSQNQASLPLVRPATSDSPTSNKNNPPVPMKVASPEHIMRLYAIKLAPYEQQEIFGYSQIYFIGANARKRFGLVGGPNNSGYDNDQGTYLHIPHDHIAYRYEVLKVIGKGSFGQVVKAYDHKTQQYVALKMVRNEKRFHRQAQEEIRILEHLRKQDKDNTMNIIHILDSFTFRSHMCITFELLSINLYELIKKNKFQGFSVQLVRKFTHSLLLCLEALYRNKIIHCDLKPENIVLKQQGRSGIKVIDFGSSCYEHQRVFTYIQSRFYRAPEVILGARYGMPIDMWSLGCIIAELHTGFPLFPGEDEGDQLACIIEMLGLPPPKLVESAKRAKSFISSKGYPRYCSATTLPDGTTVLGGGLSRRGKSRGPPGTKDLQRALKGCDDPLFLDFIRRCLEWDPEKRLTPAQAKKHLWMRRRLPRPPAALTAASSTSPGTASDDKGGGAAARTPSTSTAPAASFSKSGGALGGSSGKLRVQLGGSDAAGEVRHAHHMTRLPQIPSSIS